The following DNA comes from Anopheles coustani chromosome 2, idAnoCousDA_361_x.2, whole genome shotgun sequence.
TACAGAgtgtttttaatgttgtttccaAAAAAGAAGTCCCAAATTCGTTTCCTTCATGTTTCTttcaatttaatgtttttcatttgaatttatGTCTATTCTCTTTTCCTGACAAGCTCACCAGGAAGTTTTGAAGCACCAAAAGCTAGGAACCGAGTTCCGTCCTCAGAACCAGCTGCACCCTTAGTTCCCTTCGCTAGGACGCGTTCGTCGATTCGTGCATGCATTCCCATTTCTGTTCAATGTATTTTCAAGATGTTACGATCGATCCTCTCGAGTGCGAATGCCCGTTTCCAAATGGTTGACGGTCGCCATGGCAACGCCCTCTACTTGAAGCACGATAGATATAGAACGACAAAGCAGAGATGGGAAACAGGAATGGCCGCATTCAAGAACACAACGAGATGCGACTGGAGGGAATCAATTAAGGACAATCCCTTCAGCTGCCGCATTCCATCTTCCTTCGTAATCTCACTACCCTGCATCCGTTCATTTGCTTTAGTTCTTCTCGCTTTCCGGCGTGTTCTTGTTCTTGCGTCCGATTCGATCCTTCTTGGACCATCGTTCACCCATCAGAACCCTACCCATCGGGCCGTCGCTGGAAAGTTTCCCGCCGTCGCGCTGCCTTCGTTGTGAGAAAATCCTTCGGAGTAAGAAAACTTGATCGAAATCCCATGGCCGTGGCTTCAGGGCTAGGTAGTGCTATAAATTAGAACGTCGCTTCCACGGAGCGATGAAACGCGTCGGGACAACGAGAACGATGCGTGGCGCGAGCGGGAGGGGTTGGAAAACGATGCCCGAAGATGAATATGACACTTGATTGGAACCGGCTAACAGACAACGATTTCTTTCAAACTGGAATCAATGTTAGGTAGATGGACGGCGAAAGGAAGTATGCAAGCTTCTCAACCATACAAAGGAGTTATCTCACCTTTTCTTCGTTCACGTCCATCGTTTTGTGTCTGTTTAGGTTTCCAAGCAATCGTTTTCTGCGCTATTTAAAAACGAGCCTTTATAACATTTCCTGGTGATCGTGAAAAAGGATGATCATTATTGACAGCGCTAAGTTGCAGCctatttttgcttttatggGTACTTACGGACCAGTTTGAGAGGGAACATAAATCAAAAGTAACGAACACACTGCTACATGGTTCAACAATATCTCGTACAACATTGTCCTATCTGAGTCCTCCAattcattttccaattttcataTCATTCTAGATTCGGTTTTGGCTGTTGGGCCATTGTCCCAATGCCTCTTGGCATAAAACTGGTTTCTAGAATACGGTAGTCTGGCTTTCTCTGATTTCAATGTGAAAGAGTGTTGGTCGTTTTGGAAATGAGGATGCTCCTCCTTTCGGCCCGATTCGTCCCGAGCACCCAGTATCCAACTGGAAAAGCGTTCGCGATCCCCTTTAATTGGTTGCTCTTTTTTAGCCCTCTGCTCTCGGGATCGTGAAGCCCAGGTTTTGGACGACGAGCCACCATCGCCACCATTAATTAAAAGCAATCCGATTAAAAAGATAAGACCTTATCCAATGTGTGTGATGGCTGGTAAAGGGAACAACCACGGCCCATTCGCCCGAACGATGGCCATTCCAAGCGCTTCCAAACGTTGGGAATGTGAAATGGAAAAGCGGATGGAAAAAAGAACTGGGGTTCAAATATCTTATGTCTGATCTTATTTAATGTTGCTTCATCTTTTtaggttttctgtttttttagtCCATCTTACAGTTTCTGTTTCACTCAAAGCTGATCCACCACCATCGTGTCGCTCTTCCTACCGCTTTCAGTtctcgataaaaaaaaacctttagtTTTATGATACCCGTGAGGTCATAAATGCTCTCCATAGGAAGAACGCAGCAGAACgatgcgtttttcttttatttgagtttttttattctcttctcAACAGTTTTTGACGAACGCTTCTCAGGCACTCCAGTTCCTTTCAACCGCGGGGATTAATTTTGGTAACTTTGCCCGCTATTGTGCATCGCATTCagcatatttcatttcatttcggaACTTTTTAATATGGGGCTTTTTATTTGCCAAAACCGATCTCGGCTGCGGAAAAAACTGGGAAGTTATTACACAGGAAAGCAACAAAGCAAAACGCTCCAAATGGTTATCAACTCGAAATGCTACAGCCCACTCATCATCATGGAATCGGAATCACTAGTGGATTGGAGATGTTTTTGagcgatgcaaaatgacgacaaaaacaaaccaaaaagtCGCTGCAAAATTGAAACCCAATTTGCATAAACTCCTCGAATGAAACGGATGCTATAAACTTGATACTATTTCGGACGAATTATGGAGCGATCCGCTCGTTACAATCAATAACTGCAGCCAATTTTATATAGAACGCAATTCACTAAACTCATACTCTGGACGTTCTGCGATGAACAGTATTGTAATAaaagaacaaattaaaaaaggaaaaaaaatgaatggaaTATAATTATGATATTCTTCCAATACTGGGAAGAATATCATGTTTGAATTACagattaattttaatgaaacaatatttaaaatgataaGTCGTGCATGTGTAATTTCGAAATGGGTTGTTCTATTATGCTCGCAGGATTCTAGAACAGTAACAGATCGTAACATCCTTCACTGATCAGATATGTCTTATATACCGTTGTTCTACgtcctttaaaaaatatatattcatTCATTCGCCTAAATCAAGAAGAACTTCAACTTAATCAAGGATTTTACATCTTCGTAGATCCATCCTTAAAATATATCATAGAACTGCGATAAATACATCAGAAAAGATGTTTCCTTCGTATTCGGAGGCGGATCTTGCTTAATTCTAACAAGtaagtttacaaaaaaattggaaaggGCATTTAATCTAATTGATGAGAAAGAAATGAAAGATTTATATGTAAGAGAGCTAACTAATTGTTCATAGTTAAATGCTATTTAAAGTAAAAGAACTACTTAAAGCAACCGGAATTCGTTGAAAGAGCAAGGTAAACGCCACTGAAAGAGCAAGGTAAACGaaataagttttaattttgcaaaaaagtCAAGAAAATTTTCACAAACAGAAATTTCTCCTTACTATCAGCAAAAGTTGAGTTGTTTTAATGTGCTTAAAATTTAGTTTATGTGAAAAACATGCCCTAATTGATTTAGCGAAAGACTCTCTCTTCAGCTGGAGTGAATGATTATTTTCGCGAAAACATCCCGTTAAGAGGCGCACCAATAAATCGTCTAAATGGTCAAAAAACACTCCCCAACTGGCTCATCTTCTAGATCGGTGTTATTGCCAAAAATTAATTAGATAGGACCGGTAGGCATTGAAGGAAGATGGCGGCCTCCAACCGCCGGGAGACCGAGGGCAGTCTCCGAGCTACCATTTTATCTGCGCCAAATGAAGACATAAAATTTtgaaccaaccaaaccaaaacgcGCCGCCGGGGcgacgatgatggcgatggctTTATCGTGTAATCAACTGTGGACCATTAGTGGACTTGGACGCTGGTATGCGTTCCGTACGTGTGCTTGGCTGGTCGAATGATGATGAGACTTCATCCAGTTCGTTGGTCGGTCCAGTCTCGTACCGTGCAGTTTTATAATGGCACCACGCAGGCCGGCCAATGGGCGAGCCCCGCCGGAATGGATCACATAATGTGGTCATTTTGGGAAACCGGGATCAGCGTAGAAGACCCCTCATAAAATGCGTTCCTTCCGTACGTGAATCCAGTGCGGATGGACTGACGAAGGAATTCGAACCATGCGTCAAGATAACTCCCCTCGAAAAACCCATTTGTGGACCTGTATTAGCGATACAAGCCATTAATTAGGATGGATAGCAAATGTTGGATtactgtggtggtggtgagtcAAGCtgatcaaatttaatataGCTCGTTGCCGTAGAGCTTCTAGGAAAGAAATACGGACGATGGAAGGACGATGAGCTTTTCGTCAACATGCAAATTGTAATCAACAAAATCCATTTGTTTGCGAACAACTTAAGaacttataaaaataattttcagtgAAAGAAAACCAGGTGACAATGATCGTAAAACCTTCTAAAAGCTCAGAAGAACAATGTTTGTCCCTAGTTCCATTAATTTAATATCAGTAGTCGATGCATAAAATAGTACGAACAAGTTTATCGaacatatttcaacaaaactGACTCATAAAGTAAAGTGCtttcaaatatgtttataGCTTCCTTGCGTAGTATCATTCATCatacagcaagtttttccatggcagattgctagaactcttgctggaactacatcatagcagcaaaaatttaaatttctgtcaaccgtgTCGACATGTGTAGATGTATGCAATCCGGTTCAATTCTTATCAATCAAACTGgatgaaaattttataaagTTTGTGCTAGTGTAGTACACATTACTTAAATCAAACAAGTATAGCAGATTTAATCCCGACGCTGACCGCTTTTCCATCAACCGTAGAGTTCGACCAAAGTCATGACACTgctaaagaaaaattaaacgtaATTTACGTTACAAATCAAATCTCTAGAATgagtttttccattcttttagtgttgtgccttatgaatcttttggcgagattcattcgtatgaatctttcacttaagattcattcatatggattcatgaatctatgAGGATTCGACTCTTCAAacgtttatgaatctttcgaaaccttaacgaatcttcatgaatctttcatggatcttttaTAAAACTCCATGATTCTTCATTGGCTAGATCATGCGGTCAACAAAAAGGGAGTCCGTCTGCCTTGCTCTTTACTCTTCACCAGTTGATTACTCTTTGGGCTTCATGTGTCTctcattaaaatattcatgaatctctaacacacaaagaatcattcagattcatgaatctgaatctgaattacacaactctataTTCGACCATACCTAAGCGTTATCCAGCGTTATCCGGGAAGCGTTACTATGGAGGTTATCGAAGATACGACGCtcttttcaaataaatgtTTGTCATTTATTTCCTGTGTGAGAACATCCTCTTTCAACAATATGGAATCAAAATTCAGAAATTGCATATTGTGCTACTTACTTAGGTACGTCTTTGTCCTCCGTAGGATTTATGTTATGTACTCCCAATCTTATGTTGATCATAAGCACATTAAGAAGTATTTGATTATGGCAAATATAagatagtttaaaaaaaaccgtcaCAGGTAGGTTTCCGAATGTataaacttttatttcacATTGTAGTACCCTCCACTtagaatcgaaaagaaaaaccacaaacctACATTCCTAAATACTTCTCCATGACAGCGTGGGGTTGACGCATAATTTCTTGGTGTTCTTCCAAGTTGAATATATCAGAAAATTCGATCATTTCGTCACGACCGGTAAGAACATCCCGAGCAACATTCGTCGAAGGAAGGAATGGCAAATGTCCGACCTTCGATACAGCTTTGAGTTCCATCGCAAGCTTAAGCGGAGCGGCCAGTCCTTCGTGTTTACGGAGCATCTGCATGTTGAGATTTTGACGGTGCTGATTGTACTGAAATTGAACATATTTAATAAGTTTACGCAAATTACATTTAACTATTGATTGCAATGCTTACATTCAGTTCTGATTGCTTCAAAGGATGGACTGCCTGAAGCTGGGCAACGCAGGTTTCATCGCGCGGCTCCAAGTGACCCGAGAACTCATTGAACGTCGACGGCATTTTCGGCGTAACCTTGATGGCAGGATCCTGTAATGGATGGATACAAACTGTAGTATTTATGGGCAAGGTAGGATTCCGGTCCTTTTAATAAACTTTTACCATtttctaatgatgttttaaGATTTCACTTGAGAACAAAAACCTCCGAAGAAACGCCGGAATGCACAGAATGATGTTgctgttttgattgtttgagGTTTGACGTTTATTCGAACGTCAAAAGATCCGTCCTTCAGCTAGGTGCAGAGTTACTAGGTTCGATCCATTTCATTTGAAACGAATTACCTAGTTCTTAAATATTTCGATAttctcatatttttttaataaaaaaatatacattaaGTTTATTTACTGGAAACAAGCACAGCTAAATAATTTTagaatttcaaaattattttgaattcCTATTCACCAGCGCAGCCAAATTGGTTCAGCAAACgagaaagatgaaaaattcaCGGTTGAgactgtgtgcgtgtgaacTCGAAGATGCAGATAATCATAACAAAATGTAACGGAGATAGTAAACAAGCGATTGTGCATTTATCAGCAGTGTTCCTCTGACCGCTAACAGAAATAAACGTGTTTTGTTCTGCAACAATCCAGTTTGCGATTGacaataatttattatctGCGACTACAACGCATTCGGTCACCTCTGCAATCTCGAACAAaagcgcaaaacaaaaatgtaagttcataatttttaaaacaataacattCAGCATTGAAGATCGTATGTATGCATTTATGAAATTGTATGTTTAACAAACGAATTCAATTTGAAATATATTAAATTTCGTGAATACGTGATCATTTAATTTTGCAGGCGACCTAAACTAACCCTTGAACAGCTGAACGGTCTTGCAACAGCAGAATTTCACAAAACTTTCGAAAATGTGATAGAATCCTGGCCAGAGGGAGCCATTTTTTGCTCTGCACTACTGCCGTTCAAAAGCTTCGATGGAATGATCACCGCTTTCCAAAATTATATTGACCGACTGCCTGCTGATACTAAACTTAAAATTCTTCGCCTTTATCCGGATCTGGCCGGAAAGTTGCTCGACAGCCATGAGCTTACCGGAGATTCTTCGATCGAACATGCCGCTGCTGGATTGGACAAGTTATCGACAGAGGATAGGGCAAAGTTAACTGAAATGAACGAAAGGTATGTGCACTACTAAAGCAATAACATAGCACTACTGCAAtaaatttatgtatttttttttctttttcctagtTATAAAACGAAATTTGGATTTCCGTTCGTCATTTGCGTTCGCGAAGCATCAAAGTTTGATATTATTCTGCGCAGTGTAACTGAAAGAATACATAACACACCTGACCAGGAGCTTGAAACTGCAATTggggaagtaaaaaaaatctgtCGTCTACGTATATTGCAATTGATCGAtaatttgtaaaatgttttatttgacttttataaatatttaataaaatgaTGTTCAGCTAAATAAAACAGGACCACTTTGGAAAGCAGAGTTGGTTTGTTAAAGCAGAATTAGTTTTCTTTGTTACAAGTTATATCTGAGTTGATAATGAATTGAGAAAAGCATTTTCATTCTTGTCCTTTGGTGAAGAAGTGtattagataaaaaaaactttgtatttgtattaaaaaaattaaaagtattagGTGTCATAGCCCTGCCCATCCTGTGTTGTTTTAACGACGATTGAAGATTGATTGAAATTCATCATCCTATTCAGGATAATCTtaggatacaaaaaaaaacaatagcgTATAAGTTCGACATTTAGTTCCCTGGACCGCCATTATTCCAGGGGTACCGTTTCGATCAACAACCGAGGCCTACTAGATGCTTGGTAGTGTTCGGGCTACGCGATTATTCTACGTAGCCGTATATTTTAAGCAGAAAATAAGGGACATAAGTCCTTCTTCCTGTATTGCCTTGTTCGTGGTGAATTGCTGCTCTTCTAAACAGTCGCCATCCAACCCCACAACCAAACCTAATTCGCAAAACATCAGCGCATTGAACATAAGGGTAACATTAAAACCGCACGTGAACgataaaatttttttgctttattattttaatgggCTTGATCTAAACTTGAAAATCCAGCTACATTTCTAAAATAATTACTAAGCAGAGAAATTACGACCATAAGCAATTTAAGCCTGATCCAGTTTTCTCTTCCGTTGCTAACGGTTACGAAACTTCGTTCgccatacaaaatacaaaattaaacaaagtATAGTCATTCTTGTCCCAAGCTTGGTTAGGTGAAGTCGTATTTTTTGCTAAAAACGTTAAcgttaaaaatggaaagtatttAGTGTTATAGTACTTGCTATTTGAACAATTTAATCCATTCTAACGGTAATATTGATTGAATGCTACAGGTCTTGTCGCACCGCCATTCGAGTCGTCGTACCAGCCGTCGTTTTGATGATGGTAGTAGACGTTCACGAAGCTCGGAACGAtaccatcgccatcgtcgtaGCCGTCGCAGTCGCTCTGACTCTTCTGATCGATACCTGTATAGGTCGGAATCTATTTCTCCGGATCGCAGATACTCCAGCCGTAGAGATTCATCGACATACGGTGGCCGAATTCGTGTCGATGGTGCGAAGCCTAGTCACTGCTTGGGAGTGTTCGGGCTAAGTGTGTACACCACGGAACCGCATCTAGTAAGCATCTTCAGTCAATATGGAATAGTCGAAAAGGCGTACGTGGTTTACGATGCAAAGACCAGAATATCGCGAGGATTTGGGTTTGTATACTTCCAAACGGTGGAAGAGGCTTCCTTGGCTCGTTCGTATTGTAACGGAATGGAATATCACGGTCGGCGCATACGGGTAGACTTTTCTATCACGGATCGGCCTCATCCCCCTACTCCAGGAGTATATAAAGGGCGAGTCGCTGAAAGGTGAGATTCATAAGTAatccctttttttattaaacaataTTCATAATTAATTGCATTTTTCGCTCCGAACCAGTCGCTCTCCATCTCCTCGTGAATACTCGCATCGTAGTCGCCAGCGCTATCATTGAAGCGTAAGTCGAACATAAATTATGTTGAAAGTTTAAAGAagttaaaagaaaatctaAGAATCTAGAATTTTAGAACTTTTATGAAGATTTGAAAGTTATGCTACATCATTAagtagaaaaagaagaagaacctaaaaactctttttttgttgctagGAAAACATGGATGGTAACGAAAATAATGGTGAGGAAGAAGGAACCATTTACTCACACGGCCCTGCCTGATTTGCCTGCCCCTTTCGACTACAGAGAAGACCTAACGCTGCTCTTCGATCCAAGCCAATTCAAGCCTACTCACATACTTGTTACAAACAAAGAATCATATTACAACTAGTTATAGCGTTAATTAAATCGAATTAAATTAGAAATTAAATGGATATCTACCAAAGGGTTTTAACCTGTCGCTATCTGGTACAAAAAACTATTTAATAAGCCAATTAATATCacaatttttttaagaaaGGCGTTCtttgtaatttaaatattaactAACAATGTTTTCTTGAAATTCAACAAAGTTAATATGTATAGAAACATTTTAGAGGAGAGGAGTTTTAACCTCTTTTCCATTTATCACAACCCAATGAAGGTTTTGTATCTTATGAAATCCAAtgctttcaaataattttactgATTTGGAATTCTCCTGCAAAACGTATGCTTTAGAATCGGAACCGTTTCTGGCCAACCGCTTTGCCAACTCCATCACCACCAATCGCCCGTACCCTTTCCGGCAGTGTGAGTCCACCGTTTGAAGGTCTGAATGAGCACCAGTTTGATCGCTGCGGAAAGATCATTCAACAAAAGATatcattttccttctttcggaCACGCATTAAATTACTTATGTACCTTAAACACCATGATACGAGTACTCCTTCGGCGTCGAACAGTCCAACGCTTTCGTTCAAAAGAAGCAATCGATTCAGCAACCCATAACCGGCTTCGTAGCTGATGTGACTCCTGAGTGGCCACTGGTTATAAACGTAATCTAAATGCTTCGTCGGCGTCAACCGGGCGAAAGAAAACCCTTCAGGTAGTGGTAATGAAGTAGCCGCAAGCGCTTGCTCTTTTGCCATGAAATAATAATTCGCCATGTTACTACTTCTCACCAGTAGATTATTGTCGTTAATAACTTTCGTCACGGCCATATGGTGCGTTCCGAGATAATCCATGCTAATCTCGgatagtttttcccattcgagCAGCTTGAGCAATCGAATCAAATATGAACCATAGCCGTCAATCTCTGATGAGTAAAAATAGATTTCAAATCCATCCTagaatatattaaaaaatgttgaacaatGGCACATTATTTTTGGGGAATCACCTTCAACAATCACCTTCAACACAAAAGTTCCGTCGTTGCGCCAATTCCCATTTAGTGAAAAGATATTCACGTTCAATGTTTGTTCCTGGCTTTTCCActggatgtagttttgtaaaaGGTAAAAGGCAAATTCATGCTTTGGCCAGTTGCGCCGGTAAATGTCCCTCAGTTCGCTCCATTCATCGAACAAAATGTCCATTCGCTGGTCTCCCTTCTTAGCCATGATCCTGAATGATCCTGAAAGTAATAAGTGTTGTATCGGTATTAAACTCACGGctaaatggagaaaaaactaATCAATCAAGTTTGTATTTAGTATCGACATTAAGTAATAACCATTTAGAAAGGCaacaacataataaaaatttttgaacaTTGTGATATTTCAACGTTTATCTTTTAAAGAATCTGTTATGAAACATCTATTAATTTAATATATTTGATTATAATATCAAGCTTTATAGTTCGATGAATTGTTCAAAACTAACTACGTTATGGAATCAACTGATTTGCATTAGGATTTATAGTTATTGATTgccgaaatgaaaatattttttatccaCAGCAGGAGAGAGATTTCAGTAATACAGCTTTGATCAATCCTGCCAGATTGTCGGCACCGTCGGAAAATTCCTTATCCAGTAAGCTTCACCTTCATGGGTAAAACCCAACCTCTCAAACATTTTCCTTGACGGAACGTTGGTCGCATTAACTAGCGCAAAACAGTCCTGTCCGAGAGCCGCTATCTGCTTTGCCACCGCAACCGTAACAATTGTTCCGAAGCCACGCCGCAGGTATTTCGGATCTACTTGCAGGGCACCGAGTGGTCCGGCCTGTAGTCGAAAGCACCAGGCCACCAGCGTTCCGGTCGAACGTTCCACAAGCCCTACGTTTGGGTTCCAGGCGGCCAGCCGCTCCAGAAAGAACCGGGATCCCTGATGCCGGTTCGGCCAAAGATCGTCCGCCTTGGCAGCATCATCTGGAGTTAGAGCGCGCAGTTCGAAACCGTCCGGTGTTTGCAGTTCCAGTGCATTGCAGCGTTCCTTTGGCATGAAGTAGATACAGGTTTCACTGTCATACTCCGTCTGCAATCCTTTTGCTTCGAGCACCTTTATCAGTGGTGCGCGATGTCGCTTTAAAATGGAGCTCACTTTCAATCCCCCACTCCAGTCCAGCAGATGGAATGCCTTTTCCAGTATTCCGTTCGTCGTATCGAAGCTGTAGGCGAATAGTTGATAACGGTCCTACAATGCAATACCAAGAGAGAGTTAGTGAATCCTTAAGCAGCCACTGCTGCAGTTCTTAGCTTACCACCACGAGATATGTTCCATCCTTTCGCCAGGTTCCGTTCAGACAGCATATAGCGAGATTCTTTATTCCACTGTCCTTCGCGTACCACCGTATGTAGTTGTCGATCGTCGTGTACGCAACGTGATGCTCTGGCCAGTCTACGAGATAGAGATCACGTAGCTCTACCCATTCAACCGGAGGAATGATACACAGTCGGTCCGCAGTGTCCATCGTTCGAGCTACAAGTGAGTCACGGATAAGCAGAGAAAAACGTCTGAGGCTCTTTGGTTCTACTAGCGGACCACTATGGGGAATTTATGAGCATCATGGTGGTTAAAAAAATGCATGTTCATTACGTACGATGTGCGTCTTGCTGCAAATGGCACATTGTGACATTGAACTTGACTTACGAACACTTTTTAAGCTACGTTTTGCCAACGCTTTAATAGTTGATCGTTAAAAGTGGACCCGAAAAAGGTCAGTGTACGCATTAGCTTTTAGTTGCATTGAATCGTCAGTTTCACTGTGATATTTGAAAGTActacgagggttgccttttaagtttcgggatttggaaaaactggtgatgcaatctgttaattaacaattttatcgtaaagtttgacgtttttgaggttatccgttctcagaacgttttgacatacgaacgctatttgtgttgttaaaaaaatgtttaaagtttcaatcgacacgaggcttttttgagagatcttcgcttcttcaggtgttgaaaaacgttgaaatctcagtttattttttaaatacgggtgttaaaagaagtcatttggtACTAGATCAAGGACTATATGGCGGatgactcatcaaatcgatgttttgaatactcaaaaatgcagttgtttgagccgatgtgtgagagctcgcattgtcgtgatgacgggtgatccgtcgacagcggttgaatttcctgatttcttggaagacaactggcaaacaaatGGTTGTGTACCACTCAGAATAGACTGTTCTACGTTGTTATAGAGGTTTGGTTGCGATatatccagtttttccgaaaaaacatgcgaccatttgcttggaagtgcttcgtgcgtgaacaactttggttggattcggctcatcttgaaacacccatacagTCGATTGCAAATTAGTTTCGGGCTCATTCGCGTAAATACACGACTCATCACCTGTCACGATATTaaagacgagttttgaagcaccgcaatcgtatttttcgagcatttttTCCGACCAACCGACACGAGTATTTTTTTGAGAGATTGACAAATTTTGTGGAATCCAACACCAGCAATTTTTGTTGACAgttaaatgttcatgcaatattaagtatatgctggtcccagtaatacctaaggttgtctctatctcacaaaaagtcacatgacgatcttgcaatatccgttcacgcacagcatcaattgttttcggaacgacaactgattttggccGACCTTCACGAAATTCATCTTGGAGTGACCTCCGAccacgattttattttccaaaccgtcgataaatattgataattgatggagcttcatcaccaaaagttgaattaagttcattcatgcactaCTGCTGTGTTAATTCACgtcgaaagttgcaaaaaataatcgcacgaaaatgtccacgacccaattccacaatttggcggacattgacactttaaacatttttttaacaacacaaatagcgctcgtatgtcaaaacgttctgagtacgtataacctcaaaaacgtcaaactttacgataaaattgttagttggtagattgcatcaccagttttttcaaatcccgaaacttaaaaggcaacctacgtagtacagggtaaggtacgttGTTAGGGGCATTCATATGGTTTAATACACGGCCAAGTTTACATTTGGACGAAAAAACTAGTCGTTCTGTTCCCCTCACCTCGTCTACCAATCGTCATATCGTGTCTGATATCCGTGACTTGCTAGTGGAGAAACTTGAAGCACGATCATCATTATACGAGTAGCTGTAGTCGATTCTAGCAAAACTAAACGCTCTATTGCTACTATTAACATGCGTACAGACAGAACACAcgcaattttccaccatttttcgcttcgctcgtGGCGCAATCTAGCTGCTGAGAAACGGTGTATCGATTGACCAGTCATAAAGTAGTGGTTCAGCGAACTAAACGTGTG
Coding sequences within:
- the LOC131264153 gene encoding transformer-2 protein homolog alpha-like, coding for MLQVLSHRHSSRRTSRRFDDGSRRSRSSERYHRHRRSRRSRSDSSDRYLYRSESISPDRRYSSRRDSSTYGGRIRVDGAKPSHCLGVFGLSVYTTEPHLVSIFSQYGIVEKAYVVYDAKTRISRGFGFVYFQTVEEASLARSYCNGMEYHGRRIRVDFSITDRPHPPTPGVYKGRVAESRSPSPREYSHRSRQRYH
- the LOC131265424 gene encoding 2-oxo-4-hydroxy-4-carboxy-5-ureidoimidazoline decarboxylase-like, with the translated sequence MRPKLTLEQLNGLATAEFHKTFENVIESWPEGAIFCSALLPFKSFDGMITAFQNYIDRLPADTKLKILRLYPDLAGKLLDSHELTGDSSIEHAAAGLDKLSTEDRAKLTEMNESYKTKFGFPFVICVREASKFDIILRSVTERIHNTPDQELETAIGEVKKICRLRILQLIDNL
- the LOC131267802 gene encoding uncharacterized protein LOC131267802 isoform X1, with amino-acid sequence MAKKGDQRMDILFDEWSELRDIYRRNWPKHEFAFYLLQNYIQWKSQEQTLNVNIFSLNGNWRNDGTFVLKDGFEIYFYSSEIDGYGSYLIRLLKLLEWEKLSEISMDYLGTHHMAVTKVINDNNLLVRSSNMANYYFMAKEQALAATSLPLPEGFSFARLTPTKHLDYVYNQWPLRSHISYEAGYGLLNRLLLLNESVGLFDAEGVLVSWCLSDQTGAHSDLQTVDSHCRKGYGRLVVMELAKRLARNGSDSKAYVLQENSKSVKLFESIGFHKIQNLHWVVINGKEVKTPLL
- the LOC131267802 gene encoding uncharacterized protein LOC131267802 isoform X2, yielding MCRKTRTMDTADRLCIIPPVEWVELRDLYLVDWPEHHVAYTTIDNYIRWYAKDSGIKNLAICCLNGTWRKDGTYLVVDRYQLFAYSFDTTNGILEKAFHLLDWSGGLKVSSILKRHRAPLIKVLEAKGLQTEYDSETCIYFMPKERCNALELQTPDGFELRALTPDDAAKADDLWPNRHQGSRFFLERLAAWNPNVGLVERSTGTLVAWCFRLQAGPLGALQVDPKYLRRGFGTIVTVAVAKQIAALGQDCFALVNATNVPSRKMFERLGFTHEGEAYWIRNFPTVPTIWQD
- the LOC131267802 gene encoding uncharacterized protein LOC131267802 isoform X3, whose protein sequence is MAKKGDQRMDILFDEWSELRDIYRRNWPKHEFAFYLLQNYIQWKSQEQTLNVNIFSLNGNWRNDGTFVLKVIVEEIDGYGSYLIRLLKLLEWEKLSEISMDYLGTHHMAVTKVINDNNLLVRSSNMANYYFMAKEQALAATSLPLPEGFSFARLTPTKHLDYVYNQWPLRSHISYEAGYGLLNRLLLLNESVGLFDAEGVLVSWCLSDQTGAHSDLQTVDSHCRKGYGRLVVMELAKRLARNGSDSKAYVLQENSKSVKLFESIGFHKIQNLHWVVINGKEVKTPLL
- the LOC131263943 gene encoding proteasome maturation protein translates to MDPAIKVTPKMPSTFNEFSGHLEPRDETCVAQLQAVHPLKQSELNYNQHRQNLNMQMLRKHEGLAAPLKLAMELKAVSKVGHLPFLPSTNVARDVLTGRDEMIEFSDIFNLEEHQEIMRQPHAVMEKYLGM
- the LOC131267802 gene encoding uncharacterized protein LOC131267802 isoform X4, whose protein sequence is MDTADRLCIIPPVEWVELRDLYLVDWPEHHVAYTTIDNYIRWYAKDSGIKNLAICCLNGTWRKDGTYLVVDRYQLFAYSFDTTNGILEKAFHLLDWSGGLKVSSILKRHRAPLIKVLEAKGLQTEYDSETCIYFMPKERCNALELQTPDGFELRALTPDDAAKADDLWPNRHQGSRFFLERLAAWNPNVGLVERSTGTLVAWCFRLQAGPLGALQVDPKYLRRGFGTIVTVAVAKQIAALGQDCFALVNATNVPSRKMFERLGFTHEGEAYWIRNFPTVPTIWQD